A genomic window from Sulfurospirillum diekertiae includes:
- the nifH gene encoding nitrogenase iron protein, with protein sequence MAELRQIAFYGKGGIGKSTTSQNTLAAMAHYFGKKILIVGCDPKADSTRLILHEKAQCTIMQLASEAGTVEDLELEDVCKPGAAEFDPDNTDITEGFIMCAESGGPEPGVGCAGRGVITAINFLEEEGAYDQDLDFVSYDVLGDVVCGGFAMPIREGKAQEIYIVMSGEMMAMYAANNISKGILKYANTGGVRLAGLICNARMTDREYDLAKHLAEQIGTHLIHFVPRSNHVQRAELRRMTVVEFADKTDQAFEYKELARKIIANDLKVIPKPLEMDDLEALLMEFGLEEEVEADAIGKKATA encoded by the coding sequence ATGGCTGAACTCAGACAAATTGCTTTTTATGGCAAAGGCGGAATTGGTAAATCTACCACTTCACAAAATACACTCGCGGCAATGGCGCACTACTTCGGTAAAAAAATTCTTATCGTTGGATGTGATCCTAAGGCAGACTCTACACGACTTATTTTGCATGAAAAAGCACAATGCACTATTATGCAACTAGCAAGTGAGGCAGGTACTGTTGAAGACCTAGAGCTTGAAGATGTATGTAAACCAGGTGCTGCTGAGTTTGATCCAGATAACACAGATATTACAGAAGGTTTTATCATGTGTGCAGAATCAGGTGGACCAGAGCCAGGCGTTGGTTGTGCAGGTCGTGGTGTTATTACAGCGATTAACTTCCTTGAGGAAGAGGGTGCTTATGATCAAGATTTAGATTTCGTCTCTTACGACGTTCTTGGTGACGTTGTTTGTGGTGGATTTGCGATGCCAATTCGTGAAGGTAAAGCACAAGAGATCTACATCGTTATGTCAGGCGAAATGATGGCAATGTATGCGGCAAACAACATCTCTAAAGGTATTTTGAAATACGCAAACACTGGTGGTGTACGTCTAGCAGGTCTTATCTGTAATGCACGTATGACAGACCGTGAATACGATCTTGCAAAACATCTTGCAGAGCAAATCGGAACGCACTTGATTCACTTCGTACCAAGAAGTAACCACGTACAACGTGCTGAGCTTCGTCGTATGACCGTTGTTGAGTTTGCTGATAAAACAGACCAAGCATTTGAGTACAAAGAACTTGCAAGAAAAATCATTGCTAATGATCTTAAAGTGATCCCTAAACCACTTGAGATGGATGATCTTGAAGCATTGTTAATGGAATTTGGTTTGGAAGAAGAAGTCGAAGCAGACGCTATCGGTAAAAAAGCAACAGCATAA
- the nifD gene encoding nitrogenase molybdenum-iron protein alpha chain — protein MTTETLLSQQEAAIAEVLAAYPEKAKKSREKHLGVDMPEGVKGACDSTKSNKQTVPGVMSQRGCAYAGSKGVVWGPVKDMIHISHGPVGCGQYSRAGRRNYYIGTTGVDTYVTMNFTTDYNEKDIVFGGDKKLKAALAEIDALFPLNNGISIQSECPIGLIGDDIQAVAKGYKKESGKPTVAVSCEGFRGVSQSLGHHIANDMIRDEVLPDNSYKKDFVSTPYDVAIIGDYNIGGDAWSSRILLEEMGLRVIAQWSGDATYKELTIAPKAKINLLHCYRSMNYVVRHMEQEFGVPWMEYNFFGPSKTTESLRKIAAFFDETIQAKTEAVIAKYTEMTDKVIAKYRPKLEGKTVMLYVGGLRPRHVIGAYEDLGMKIIGTGYEFGHGDDYKRTKDELSGSTLIYDDTNEYELEQFVKRLKPDLVASGVKEKYVFQKMGLPFRQMHSWDYSGPYHGYDAFAIFAKDMDLALNSPVWAHTKAPWESN, from the coding sequence ATGACAACAGAAACATTGCTAAGCCAACAAGAAGCCGCAATTGCGGAAGTGCTTGCTGCTTACCCTGAAAAGGCGAAAAAAAGTAGAGAAAAACACCTTGGCGTTGATATGCCAGAGGGTGTTAAAGGTGCTTGTGATTCAACCAAGAGTAACAAACAAACCGTTCCAGGCGTTATGAGTCAACGTGGTTGTGCTTATGCAGGAAGTAAAGGTGTTGTTTGGGGCCCAGTGAAAGATATGATTCATATCTCTCATGGACCGGTTGGTTGTGGTCAATATAGCCGCGCAGGTAGAAGAAACTATTACATTGGTACAACAGGCGTTGATACCTATGTAACGATGAACTTCACAACCGACTATAATGAAAAAGACATCGTTTTCGGTGGCGATAAAAAGCTTAAAGCGGCACTCGCAGAAATTGATGCACTTTTCCCACTCAATAACGGTATTTCCATTCAAAGTGAATGCCCCATCGGTTTGATTGGTGATGATATTCAAGCAGTAGCCAAAGGCTACAAAAAAGAGTCTGGCAAGCCTACGGTTGCGGTTTCTTGTGAAGGTTTCCGTGGTGTTTCACAAAGTTTGGGTCACCATATTGCGAACGATATGATTCGTGATGAGGTACTTCCAGATAACTCTTATAAAAAAGATTTTGTATCAACTCCGTATGATGTTGCCATCATCGGTGACTATAACATCGGAGGGGACGCTTGGAGTTCAAGAATTTTACTTGAAGAGATGGGTCTTCGTGTTATCGCTCAATGGAGTGGTGATGCTACTTATAAAGAGTTAACGATCGCTCCAAAAGCGAAAATAAACCTTCTTCACTGCTACCGAAGTATGAACTATGTTGTTCGTCACATGGAGCAAGAATTTGGTGTGCCTTGGATGGAGTATAACTTCTTTGGTCCAAGCAAAACAACAGAGAGCTTACGCAAAATTGCAGCGTTCTTTGATGAGACAATTCAAGCTAAAACAGAAGCGGTTATCGCTAAATATACTGAAATGACCGATAAAGTCATTGCAAAGTATCGCCCTAAATTAGAAGGCAAAACCGTCATGTTATATGTCGGTGGATTACGTCCTCGCCACGTTATTGGTGCTTACGAAGATTTGGGAATGAAAATTATCGGTACAGGTTATGAGTTCGGACATGGTGATGACTATAAACGTACCAAAGATGAGCTTAGTGGCTCAACCTTGATCTATGACGATACCAACGAGTACGAATTAGAGCAATTTGTCAAAAGACTGAAACCTGATCTTGTAGCAAGCGGTGTAAAAGAGAAGTACGTTTTCCAAAAAATGGGATTACCATTTAGACAAATGCACTCTTGGGATTATAGT
- a CDS encoding putative quinol monooxygenase: MLEKITLQGFIVVPDSDLEVVNRELITHKNLTLKEAGCLTFTVTPDAVNPNKFNVYEEFVNQAAFDNHQARVKSSKWGEVTKNVERYYQISTGK, translated from the coding sequence GTGTTGGAAAAGATTACATTGCAGGGATTTATAGTCGTACCTGATTCGGATCTTGAGGTTGTAAATCGTGAGCTTATTACTCATAAGAATCTCACATTAAAAGAGGCTGGTTGCTTAACTTTTACTGTAACACCTGATGCAGTTAATCCTAATAAATTTAATGTCTACGAAGAGTTCGTGAATCAAGCTGCTTTTGATAATCACCAAGCCAGAGTTAAATCATCTAAATGGGGCGAAGTAACTAAAAACGTAGAAAGATACTACCAAATAAGTACTGGCAAATAA